From Dendropsophus ebraccatus isolate aDenEbr1 chromosome 10, aDenEbr1.pat, whole genome shotgun sequence:
GGACTCCATgcgtttagtattttttttttttttttttcaacaatcacaagactaaaaatctgccttcaggagtaAGAACCTGGATACAAAAACCTGGGGgggaaaaaatgaatgtaaattgcaaacttgccttatatCCCATagcctgttgatttagattttgaaagttttaacaacAGTGGCACTTTGTGGGACTTTGGGTCTCTGTGAAGGCCGTTCCAAAGTCTTAAAGGGTTTTaccacaaataaataataattcatTGTTAGATAAGGAAAAACGTTTCAGTTAGAATCATTAAACCGTTATGCTCATGTGTCTGCCGttatggcgccccctgctgttatcTCTCTGAGAATGCACatccaatgggggagatttatcaaacatggtgtacagtgaaactgtctcagttgcccctagcaaccaatcagattccacctttcattcctcacagactttttggaaaatgaaaggtggaatctgattggttgctaggggcaactgagccagtttcactttacaccatgtttgataaatctcccccatcatgtaTACATATCATAatcacaagttaaaggggttctccaatatAGACTAGAAAACGTAAGGGGTTATCGCATAATTATAAGTCCAAGGCCAGTGGTCACATGTGCCCAATAACCTAGTCCTATTATCTGGATCTTCTTTTATACAGGAGGTGGAATGATGTCTGCCGTTGTCGAATGATGTCGCGCACTAGAGTATCAGTAATATCTAGACAAAAAAATGAATATTTGTGGGACAATCCCCTCGAACCATCTTTATATGGCTGTACAGTATTTGTAGTTGGTGTAAAGTCTTTACATGGAACTGAATTAGATCCATCTAATAGGCTATAAAGACTTTGAGGTATCAGAACTGTACAGTTCCTTCTAGTAGAACATCTTTACAGAAACCAATACCTATAAGGCTCCCTATGCCTGCTGGCATTGTCTACAAGGAGAAATCATACCCTCTGAGGGCCTATTGTGTTATGTAGCCTTGCTCAAGCTCTCATCACTCCCAGTTTTGCCTCCATAGCACATATACCTTTGGTGAGGGAACTTGGCATAAAATAAGGTTATTGTAATAGAGCATGTAAAGGTGGGCCTAAACATTTGAATAAGACAGTGATAGATCACAGCACTCcaacaggttgtttgtggtactgCAATATATTGCATTAAAGAGAAAATAGGGTAACCAAAATGGTTAACAGACTATAAAATGTAATCTAACATTTATTACGATGTTAGATTTTACAGAATTAGGGACTGCGGTTGGAGGATGGGGATGTTACAATGTTTATTACATAAATATTATGGCACAATATGGCTGTGCACATAGATTCCTTATGCTATATTCCCCTTCATGGCTCCACTTGTGCAACAGTCTTCAAATTCTAGAAAAAAAGCTGTGACTGTATTGGGAAATTAGAGAACACGTAATGCTCTGTTACTCATTCTGTCATGAAGTCTACATTCATTGAAGGTATTATTTTGCAGTACTACTAACAACCTGTTGGAGCGCTGTAGTTTACCTTGCACACTATCTAGATTCCATGTTCATTTCTGAGGTTATTTTTCTCTAATTCTGTAGAAGCATTCTAAAATctgttgctctccagctgttgggaaactaaaactcccagcatgtggCTTCCAGGGCATGGTGAGCGCAGACTGGAGATCACTTGGCATTAACTATGTAAAtccattaaagcaactctgtgcaTGAATACAAGACCTCAGAATAAGCAAGGCCATTGGTGGCCCAAGCTGTTCATGGACGGAGACAGCTTTTCAGGAAACGCGTCTTCCACCTCCCAGTGTGATATAGGGACAGTTCTATTTTTGGTTTGGAAGAATCTATAGAAGATGTTCTATTTTTATGTTGGGAAATACCATTCTTTGCTTTAATAAATACAGAGGTTTATATTGTGCGATGCATATGCTGATGGTTGCAGAGCTTTTCACTCACGTACAATGGACGCAGCGAGTGACCTGTCCACCTAAAATCTAAACATATGCCAGTAAACTTTGTCATTGCCTTTAAAGCTCCCATAAGGTCTGTGACCcagttttcccagactcctgcgTAAGTAGTATCAACTAGTAATGTTATGAAAGTCTATGTTTTGTTTCATAAGGGGGCACTCTGCTAAGAAGGGATGCATGGCTGGTGCTGGTTATGGGGGACATTGTCTAACATTATGTGGTCATGGCTTGTATTTATAGGAACGGTTCAGAAAGTACATTAGGTATATGGTTCAGTTGGGGgtctggaaaagctgtgtgacaaCCTTCACGGGAGCTGTACAGAACAGATGTCACTATGACAACCTTACTGGTGATTTTGGGTAGAGCTGCGTCCATTGGACATAGTGGGTGGCACACGTATGTTATGTATGCTTACAGACTAGACTTAGGAAACCTGAACGTTAATAAAACTTATGAAGGGGGATGTGTGACTGCTGACGTAGGGGCTggaataagctgttttcctaccaTGTATCCAAGTGATATGTGTAACTAAATCCCGTAACTAATTCTCACAAGTGATGTCAGTGGCAGAAGAGTGGTGTTAGTCATGTATCATTGATAAGCGGTGACCCATTGCTTAGCTCAGCACATTACAGTGATAGATTTAGCCACTTTATAAAGTATGGTATATTTCATTTAGAAGACAAAGTCTGTGTCCATCGATGCTGCGGCTACCCTAAGATCGGAAGAAGCAAGGTATAATGTATAGATGTTTCTCCTAGCAGCGTCTCAGAAACCACATATATACTTTTAGCGTGTGTAAAAACTAGAAGTGCATGCGTGGGCAGTGACATTTAAGAGGTTGTCTACTTTATGCTCTTACCTTACAGCCATGTAGCAAATGAGAGCAGTACCGTGCCAGTGCCCCATCTTGTGATATAATGAAGTGTAGGATCTgtaaaagggattgtccagggatCTTCTCTATGCAGATGTGCTCAGgcagggctaaaaaaaaaaaaagggtgtacTCACCTCACCAACAGTGCCTGGTTCAGCTCCTCCTGTCATTAACACAAGatagtgcctgctcagccaatcaccgatcACAGTGGTGCTCCACtccaaccactgattggctgagcaggcacctcCTTGTGTCAAGACCCACACCAAGGAAGTACTGGGCAGTGTCGGAGAAGTGACCTGAGGAAGGTGAGTACacttaatctttttatttttataatgctaCCTTAACACATCTGCATAGAAGAAATAGTCCCTGGAAAACTCTTTAAGGCTCTTATGCATAAACCCACTAATTTTGTTGGGATTTCAACACTATCATTTTGAAATAAGCCCACCACAATAGTGTCTAACTGTAGCTTACTCCCTTCTCCCCGATAATGGCACATGTATACTTGGCCAAACAGAGCGTTCACATATAAGCAGGGGCTGGGGTCAGCCGATATGAGGAACGTTGACCTAATACACTTTTTATGGCGGCTGAtcatctaatgtttttttttttttaaataaggcccagtgatgttcattattttgttCCATAAATGGACCCCATCTTGCACCTATGTTTTCTTCTAACTGCAGTCAGTCCCATTCACTCCAAAACAGTGAAAGGGATGCAGCACTGCATCCCCTTTAttatcaggatggggggggggggggtcttagagGTCAGACTCTCATCAATCATATAGCAATAGGATGCAAACATCACTTTAACAGAAAATGCACATACGAGTGAAAACCTGGAATACATAAAAATCATCAGtaatgtccaccccccccccccccccttacaccaCACGAGGTATTTCTAGCAGCTTACAGCAAATGCTTGATAATCACTTCACTAGAAGCAATATCACCAGTCCTTTCCGTGGATAAACTGTGAACAAATGACAATGGGCTCTTAGGGATGAATGTGGGCTGAGTTGACATTACATTGTAACCACATAGTGCACATGTAGCTCCCTTGTTCCTATACCATCAGTGATCGGTAACACCAGTGTTAGCCCTATTTCCATCGGTCGGCCGTTCTCtgtggatctgtgtgtgtgtgtgtctggaaACGTACCTATAAATCCTTTACTTCCAGGGTGGTTGCATTGTGTTGAGTGTCTGCGTGGTTCAGAATCCTGTTTAAAAAGACTCTGGTTTTGAATTCTTTGAAATGTGTGTATGTTGTCATTAAATTGATACAAAAAGTTTGTTCTGTGGTTTTCATTTCTCATGATGGCTTAATACAAGACACGGGACCATCTAAgccaaaactacagttcccatcattcaCATAGAAAGTCTCACCGCCACTACCGGTCACAGGCTGATCCTTTGGTCAGTATATGGATACTCCACCGCGGTGATCCAGTTGGTGCTCAGTTCATAAAGTAGTCCATGTGAATAGTAAAAGaaagaagagtccaggaacagcACTTCACCTAAAATCTTCACCTTTATTGCATAtagacagtataggacatgaaCATTACGGAGGAACTCACCCCCAGGCTGGGAGTGAGTTCCTCTGTGATGCATGTCCTATACTGTCTATATGCAATAAAGGTGAAGATTTTAGGTGAAGTACCGTTCCTGGACTCTTCTTTCttttacagttcccatcatgcctggatagccaaagctttgatTGGTTTACAACAACCATAAACTATTATACACAGGTTTCTGCTGTTTTGCTAAATGAATAGCCCCCATAGCAGCATAATTTTGCAGGTAAAGTCGGACCTGTGTGACCATTATGAGAGGTAAACTGTGTGACCATTATGAGAGGTATTTCTTTTAAAGTGGTTTACTCTCCGGTATGAAAGAACAGTACCATTCAATGTTGACCTGCAATGCCCAACACAACCAATCACCAATAGTGCTACGGTTTCTTTAAATCATTCTCTCCACTGAACACAACTTGTCAAATGTTTTGTTTAGATGGGGTCTCACTGTTGGGTTCAGGAGAATAAATGGAGAGGCTCATGTGGTAGGGTGTGCTTCACTGTCAATCATGTCTGTCCAGGGGCcttatagacttataatggagcagcTGGATGGAGAGTGATGTATGCTACCAGgctgttctcctgattggtgggggtctctgtTGTAAGACCCCAAGCACACAAAGCtgttaacatgtcagttttgtttttATGACtgctcagttaaaggggtattcctgtcaGGTAAGAATTATTCCCCTCCTGGAGACCcccaatttgttccatacttgttattttttCAGTCTTCTTTCCCCCATTTCTGAGCTGATGCTTTGTGCtacagacacagaaaactgtgggggacatttactattaagtctaaaatgtgcaatttttctacagagtatttgTCTAATTTTTACCCACCCGgataggactaatttaacaattcataaatttgtgaatagaatattcacCTGATACTGAGCGGAGGTAGGTCTGCATCAATTTGTGTCACTTTTAAAAAGATTAAAAGTTGCACCTAAAACATATTTGGCCATCGAatgctggttcataaatagaacttagaccaaaaataagcagaaaatccaattcacctGAAAATAGGCgtaaagcccttgataaatgtccccctatgtgtgagcttttctctccatttcTGCTCTGAACCCcttcccttccaagatggctcatGTACAGAGcatccctggccggctgtctctgctTTCTACAATGCCAAGAGGGTGAGGtaaccagcaacttgacctcgatAAACCTTCtgggcatcacagagtgcagagacagctggccagggatGCTGTGTACATGAGCCATCTTAAAAGGGAGGGGAgagttgtgtcttcagcaaaaagcagcagctcagaactgagggaaggagactgaaaagataacaagtatggaacaaattgttagtcttcagGAAGAGAGGACTGTATTTCACctgaccagaatacccctttaagggaaaaattACAATATCATAAGAAGGCACTACAGGATTGTACGCTCCAACCACAGACCACACAATGCAGAAGCTAATGTATTAATCTCTTTATTTTAAGATGACAACCCAAGAATATATCATAATTACAGATGTATCAGAGATTACGTTATACATAAGTGACCTGACCCAAGAACATGTACAGATTGCCGCACCTCCACATAAAGCATAGTGTGATGGCCTACAGAGCATCGATTATAGAGAACTCCAGAGTCTAAAGTAAGTGCAGTGATTATATAGGAGTGCTCCTACCTATGTACTGTAGGTAACAGAGCTATATGCTGGAAATAGCAGCAGCCACTGGCAACGGTGGAGGAGTCTGAGCACGGAACACACAGGGTTAATTACCAACTGAGGCAGAGAAGGCTTCATGTAAGGACGGTATCCTGCAAAAATAAACGCTATTATGTGAACCACAAAATGAATACAATTGAAGGAACTACACAAAAAGGAGGAGAAAACAGGGACAGTGAATTATTTTGAAGCCTAGGTGACACAATTATAACCCTAAAACTGGGAAACGGACTTGGATCAAAGCTTTCATCCTAGAGGTGGGACCTTCAAGGATTAGGAGATTAGACATGATGGAAAATCTGGCATAAATGTGTAAATTAGGAATTTTTTATATTAAAGAAAAGCCACGGCCTCTCCTGATGTTTTTGCTTTGTATTCCccataaaataataattctgAAGCATCTTATTTATAGCTCTATGTTGTGCCATTTCTTTGTTATTCTTCCTCGAAGCATGTGACTAAATAGCcatctgggtgttaccagttttTTTTGGCAAGGCTGACAGATCCAGACAGTGTAGGGGCACACACCCCaaacacccagttggctacttAGTCATACATTTCGAGGAACGGCACTATATGCCCTATTCCTGGCTGATCTTAACAACTATGATTTTCTCTGAAATGGCAAGAGGCGGGAGCCTGTCATTGCTTTCAGTTCCCTTTAGGGCTACGTTTGTTTTCAGCCATATTTTTGAGATCAAAGTATGGCCGTAATTATGACAGTCATCCAAAAATACAGCAGaaaaacattgtatgaacatagcctaaaaggtaaCTTATGTCATATTTCCAACTAGAAGCATCTCTCCTATATCACACAGAGGTCATAATTTCTATATAAATTGCAACATCAAGACGTTACCTTACCTTTCAAATATTTACTGCACGGCCATTCTTCACAATGATCTGCCTGCaaattgactgtaccacttctGAGGTGGTACCCTGACCCCCTATATCTGGAGTGTGCATCTGCAGGGAAGAAAAGATCACGTCATCAGCGACTATGACCCGAAAGAGAAGGGTCAGTCCGTGTTTACTGCAGATACAGCTTCTGGTGAGCTAAAGTCATCCTATAGAGTGCAATGAAATCAGATCTCCTGTTAGTTCCTTATGGTGCAATAAGTACAGGGAAATATTAGGGTGTTGTTTATAGAAATAAGATCTGGTTGTTATAGGCAAATGCTTTAATTTTTATTCGCACCATAtgggtatatgcacacggagtaattctcgcagaaaactgtgtgtggaaGCTGCCACTCcctcccacttgaagttctgcaTATCACATAGGCTCCATTAAATGCTCGGGCGGATTCtgtcgtccgcccaaagaagtgacatgtcaattctctggcCTTACAGCAGAATCCAAAAATCACTGACAATTCCACCTGTATATTTGGTGGACAAAAGTGTACTACATGTATAAAAAGACACACTATCACTGAAAACAAAGCAGAATCCGCCCgaccacagaatggagtctatgaagcCGACAGAGAGGGAAGCGGAAAAGAGTTTTCCACCAAagttactctgtgtgcatataccctaagggtatgtttaaaccgagtaaaacaggcggaattctgcctgcctcattGTGTCAATGGGAAGCCTTGTGTGCCTCCGGTGAAAGAATTTACGtggcaattctttgagcggaggcgcgcaatGCTTCTCATTTACAcaatgaggcaggtgggattccaccacagaattccacctgatttactcagtgtgaaccccaCACATGGACATCATAGGGGGCTTGGGGTCCACTATTATCGGCATGTGGAAAGCACATGACTGACATATAGTCCATATGGGTGCTGTAATGGCAGCTGTGGAAGCTAAATGTATTTTTACACAGATGGACAGAAGATGACAACTTGAGAGCTGATATCTCCTGGTGGTAATCCTTAGGGAAACATTCAGCCGCTATTGATACATCTATATGTATTGTGTGTTTATGTAGGTCCATGGTGATGGCTGCAGGATACCAACTATTAGTGATATCCCCAGTACAGGAGGGTCTGGAACCGGTCCAGCTGTGTAAGCACACATCAGACATCTGCTGTACTTACCCGGTGTTCATTCATACTGCCCAGAATAGCTTTACGAATCGAGGCCCCGTAACTGTGCAACCTGCCAAAACAAGAGCGGCTTCATTACACAGCACATGCTGACTATAGGACAGAGTACAGTATAGATTCAGGTGGCAAGAAAGAGAGATGATGGCATGATCAGTGAATAAACGCTCCTACTTTAGATGGTCCAGCATCATGCAGCTGGCCAGCAGCATCGCAGTGGGGTTGGCAATGTTCTTGTTGGCTATACTTTTCCCAGTGTTCCTGGTTGCCTGTAATAGAAGAGATTTAGAGGTATTGGTTATGAAGCATTCTAAGTAATATTCAGATGATGGGTAATAGTAAAGATGGGGTATCTAAGCTGGGATCCTCACTATGTCAGTATCAGGGTGTTGGTGTAACATCTGCAGGTAACTCTTCATTGTAATCAATGGGAGCTAGAGCAATCCAGGCTTAGGCCTTTCCTGAACTCTTACAGACTTTAATGAATGAATCGTTAACTGAAGTCACGTGATCTCTGTTCTTCCAGAGATTAAACGTTTATGGCCTATCCTGTTACATATCCTACTGTATGCCATGAATATTAGTCAGAATGCACCTATAAAATACTAAGAAACCTCTTACCGTTTCAAATACAGCATAGACGTTACCATAGTTCGCTCCAGGTACAAGGCCCGGCCCACCGACAAGTCCAGCGCAGACATTATTAACTATGTTCCCATACAGGTTGGGCATCACCATCACATCAAACTGCTGGGGGTTGGACACAAGCTGCAAAAACAGAAGTACATGAAGACTAAATGGAGGTGAACACTGGATCTGCTGTATCCATAGTTAGATCCATGAATATCTGGAGAGAACTTTTTTCTTCTGTACATTACCACAATGAATTTTGAACAAAACTATTCAGGTTCAGACTTTCAGCTTTAATACAGTAAGATGACCAAAATGACTGCAGAAAAATGTAAGGAACTGAAGCATTTCCTATACACAATCCCTTCCTTTCAGGGGCCTTAAATTGGAAATATGCCATAACTCACTATACTTTCTTCTTTCCATCATTCTGATCTTGGTTCTTCCAGATCTGTGCTGacttttttttagatgttttttttttagcaaagtcCAATCTAGTCTTATTCTTGAGGCTTATGAGTGGCTTGCAGCGTGCAGTGAACCCTCTCTATTTTCTGTCATACAGTCTTTATGGTAAATTTGGATATTAGTCATACACCTAAATCCTGGTGCCTAGCCGGTTGCGTCAGTGCGCCTGCGCAGGATCCGATTCCAAGAACTCTACAACATGACATAGGCAGTGTGCCCTTTATGCTATGGGGCGGGGTGGCCGCTGACAGGCATGTGAGCCGGGGCTGGGCAAAGAGCGTCACTAAACAGGGCGTGGAAGACGGCCAAAGGAGGCGGTACGGACCAGGCCATGTCACTACAGCGGCGCCGGAGCTCAAAAAAATGCCGCATGCGCATTTACATGGAACCCTGTGAAGGCGGGCAGGGGGCGGCACGGGAGGCAGGGAGAGACGACCAGCAACACCACAAAGGCGGCGCTACTCTAGGGCACGAACGCTTCGGCCtcgcctcttagacacggcagcCCCGCTACTAAAGTTGGATTTTCTGCCTCATCAAAGCCTAACCTGCTTTATATAACATACCACCAGAAAGGACTTCGCCTAAGCTACAACAAGGTATAGGTAGTTTGGGGGGGTTGCAcagtggctacagagtcgctttacggATGGCTTGTTTCACCTACATGGAGAGCTCCATTGACCGCACGTTGTCTTCACAGCAAAAACTTACAAATACAAACACCGCACCTCAGATCAAGGAATTGCCCACACCTGACCATGAAGCAGCCCAAGAGtcaattgtccaattacttttggtccctttaaaaaaagGGTGTGAAGCTGAAACTCCTAAACCCTTCATCCAACTTTAATATGGATACCTTTAAATGAAAGCGGAACGTCTGGACTTTATGTCCATGTTATATAACTATAACTTGAATATGTTtcagaaaaaaaagggggaaaaaaatgtggcagtgtccaaatatatatatggacCCAACTGTATGTAGCAAAAGTAAATGAAGAAAACAGCACACATGCATGCCTCTGTTCTTTTCATTAACTtttacaagagaaaaaaaaaaaaaaaaagggatcatccTTCCTCTGcctaaccacctagatgccatgGTCTACCGCAGCATCTTCTATGGGATCATAGATAGCTGTAATCCTCAGCACAGCAGAGGGATGTTTGCAGCATCTATACAGCAGCACTCTCATTTTGAGGAAGGAACCACTAAAACAAAGTAATGTCCACATTCAGGAAGAGGTTAAACTCTATGGTTCCCACCCAAAATTAATCAACTACTCCATGTTTACCTGCATTGTAGTGTTGTCAACGATCATACTCTCAAAAGTGATATCTGGGTAACCAGAGGCGACCTCCTTGCAGCATTGGAGGAACAGACCATCCCCCAGTTTCCTGTAAATACAATCAGTAAGTCAGAATTTAGCAGAATGCAGCCCTGCCAATCACGAATATGATAACCCACATGATGTTGGCCTTGTGCACGGCCGTgatcttctttcttcctttctCTCGTGCCAGTTTGAAGGCATATTCTGCAATGCGCAGGGAGTTGACTCGGGTGATGATCTTTAGGCTCTCCACCACCCCAGACACACTCTGCATGGCAGATACAAAAACCAATGTATAAGGATGTGTACAGATGATAAGGCTTCTTGCAACTCTTGTTTTGTCAGGTCAAGGCAAGGGGAGTTAAACAGCGCttcaaaagcatggccacttgtgccccgctcttgtctccatttcaggtgtggtttgcaattaaaggggttatccagcgctacaaaaacatggccactttccccctactgttgtctccagtttgggtgaggttttgaaactcagctctATTGAAGTAAATCGAGCTTaagtgcaaactgcacctgaactggagacaacagtagggggaaaagtggccatgtttttgtagcgctggataacccctttaagctccatttaattcaatggaacaaACCCCACCCATAATGGAgtcaagagcggggcaaaagtggccatgtttttgtagcactggataacccctttaactggttgGACTGGGTTTTGACTGGTCCACTCTGTTTCACCCTTCACTCTCCTGTCCCAATCAATAGCTCACCTCATGCTCCAGGCTGCTGTACTCCCCCTCTGTATTCTCCCGCACTATCAGGATGTCAATGTCTTTATGACGGGTCTGCACACCAGGCAAGCTCTGACAGTGGATAACATTAGCGTAGAGATCTAAGCTGGTTCTGGAAAGTGAAAGACAGATGACTCTGTTATAAACCGTATTAGGCGACATTTCCTGCACCCCAACAAAACATTAAAGGGTACAGAAGACGGGacaccatggggggggggtgtctgcacTGAGACTGGTATAAAGTTATGTCAATTTTAGATAAGGAGTATGACTATTGTGTATTATTGACATACATGCTTTTTTGGAAAGTATAGGAAAGCCATATAGAGTCaaagggggagaattatcaaactggtgtaaagtgaaactggctcagttgtccctagcaaccaatcagattccacctttcattttccaaagagtctgtgaggaatgaaaggtggaatctgattggttgctcggggcaactgagcaagtttcactttacaccatgtttgataaatcttcccttaaATGTCCAAGATTAGAGGCGGTCATCCAAGTTAGTTCTACTCACTTTTTCTGGACATCTAATCCCAACTCATCAGCAATATCCCTGCAGTGCAATTAGTGTGATCCCAGCTCAGCTGTATTAATATGTACTGAGCCACTTAATTGCGACCAGATCATGTGATCACAACTCAGACCAGCAGAAAGTCACATCATCTACTGTGCAGGTAACTTCCTGTGAACTATGGGAATACAtcatgtattaaaggggaactatcagcaggttagacatatctaacctgctaatagccccctatagcgcccagggcactgaggaggaaggtctgTGCCTTATGAATAGAGCCCTCTATTGATAATCAATGAAGTAGGCGGGCCTGATGAAGTGGGCGGGCCAGATAACGCAGTGGTGCTCCTAAAAGTGCTCATGAGTCGAAGACTGTGCCGACTAACAGCGCAGGATCGGCGCCAAGTAGGAAGGTAAGACATATAACTTCCTCTTCAGCGTCCCAG
This genomic window contains:
- the IDH3G gene encoding isocitrate dehydrogenase [NAD] subunit gamma, mitochondrial isoform X2, whose amino-acid sequence is MIPPPAKYGGRHTVTMIPGDGIGPELALHVKEVFRHACVPVDFEVVNVNSTAMDEEDIQNAITAIRRNRVALKGNIETNHNMPPSHRSRNNLLRTSLDLYANVIHCQSLPGVQTRHKDIDILIVRENTEGEYSSLEHESVSGVVESLKIITRVNSLRIAEYAFKLAREKGRKKITAVHKANIMKLGDGLFLQCCKEVASGYPDITFESMIVDNTTMQLVSNPQQFDVMVMPNLYGNIVNNVCAGLVGGPGLVPGANYGNVYAVFETATRNTGKSIANKNIANPTAMLLASCMMLDHLKLHSYGASIRKAILGSMNEHRMHTPDIGGQGTTSEVVQSICRQIIVKNGRAVNI
- the IDH3G gene encoding isocitrate dehydrogenase [NAD] subunit gamma, mitochondrial isoform X1; its protein translation is MAARTVSAASRILLSPLPVKAGIRQQVLPAAWTQHRDYSSPPPAKYGGRHTVTMIPGDGIGPELALHVKEVFRHACVPVDFEVVNVNSTAMDEEDIQNAITAIRRNRVALKGNIETNHNMPPSHRSRNNLLRTSLDLYANVIHCQSLPGVQTRHKDIDILIVRENTEGEYSSLEHESVSGVVESLKIITRVNSLRIAEYAFKLAREKGRKKITAVHKANIMKLGDGLFLQCCKEVASGYPDITFESMIVDNTTMQLVSNPQQFDVMVMPNLYGNIVNNVCAGLVGGPGLVPGANYGNVYAVFETATRNTGKSIANKNIANPTAMLLASCMMLDHLKLHSYGASIRKAILGSMNEHRMHTPDIGGQGTTSEVVQSICRQIIVKNGRAVNI